A genomic window from Glycine max cultivar Williams 82 chromosome 17, Glycine_max_v4.0, whole genome shotgun sequence includes:
- the LOC100794538 gene encoding glutamine--tRNA ligase, protein MAYGASKYDDTNPEAEKKEYIDHIEEIVQWMGWKPFKITYTSGYFQELYELAVELIKKGHAYVDHQTPDEIKEHREKKLNSPWRDRPISESLKLFEDMKNGSIEEGKATLRMKQDM, encoded by the exons ATGGCTTATGGCGCTTCCAAGTATGATGATACAAATCCTGAAGCAGAAAAGAAAGAGTATATTGATCACATTGAAGAAATTGTTCAGTGGATGGGTTGGAAACCATTCAAG ATTACTTACACAAGTGGTTACTTCCAAGAATTGTACGAATTAGCAGTGGAGCTCATAAAAAAGGGTCATGCTTATGTTGATCATCAG ACACCTGATGAGATAAAGGAGCATAGGGAGAAGAAATTGAACAGTCCTTGGAGAGACAGGCCAATTTCAGAGTCATTGAAGCTCTTTGAGGATATGAAAAATGGCAGTATAGAAGAAGGAAAAGCTACACTTAGAATGAAGCAAGACATGTAG
- the LOC102660665 gene encoding uncharacterized protein — protein sequence MEGETSYTAGSPPFFDGEEYELWAARMTTHLEALDLWEAVEENYDVSELPLDPMVAQMKNHRERKTKKAKAKNCLFSVVSKIFFTIIMNFKSAKQIWDYLRSEYQGYERTKGMQVLNLSREFKMQSMKETKTIKGYADRLLGIANRVRL from the coding sequence ATGGAGGGAGAAACATCATACACAGCAGGTTCACCACCATTTTTTGATGGTGAGGAGTACGAATTATGGGCTGCAAGGATGACCACTCATCTTGAAGCTTTGGATCTTTGGGAGGCAGTAGAAGAAAACTATGATGTTTCTGAACTACCTTTAGATCCAATGGTGGCTCAGATGAAGAATCACAGAGAAAGGAAGACCAAAAAGGCTAAGGCTAAAAATTGCCTTTTCTCTGTTGTGTcaaaaattttttttacaataattatgaaCTTTAAGTCTGCCAAACAGATTTGGGATTATCTCAGATCAGAATATCAAGGCTATGAAAGAACCAAAGGCATGCAAGTACTCAACTTGAGCAGAGAATTCAAGATGCAGAGCATGAAAGAGACTAAAACAATTAAAGGCTACGCTGACCGGCTGTTAGGCATAGCAAATAGAGTGAggctgtaa
- the LOC102660799 gene encoding uncharacterized protein: MDIPLRSTRKYLFKKTDLLRLRELASLVSDPVDFQAHHGKLLRILRVDVEEGCLETLVQFYDPLYHCFTFPDYQLVPTLEEYSYLVGLPVPDKIPFHGFEPTPKPSDIAAALHLKTSIIQANLTSKGGLQGLPTHFLYQQASIFAEAASILAFHSILALLIYGLLFFPNVDNFIDINAIKIFLTKNPVPTLLADTYHSIHDRTQAGRGTISCCAPLLYQWFTFHLPQSRAFKTNDDKLSWPRRIMTLDPSDIVWYQAASDVGEIIVSCGEYPNVPLLGMRGGISYNPLLARRQFGYPMKTKPNNLALTNEFYLNHGDHSNKRERFAQAWSAIRRLNRSQLGKKSDYVHESYTQWVIDRTKSFGLPYRLPRYLSSTIPPSSLPIPFDTKEEFHEQLTKERQEKETWKRRCQELEQENETLKGKIAQQSRELFIQNQRMIEKDDLLRRKDVLLHQDARRKRKFMDLFSRAHSDSEDPSTPGV; this comes from the coding sequence ATGGACATCCCACTGAGAAGCACTAGGAAGTACCTTTTCAAAAAAACAGACCTGTTGAGATTAAGGGAGCTAGCATCTTTAGTAAGTGATCCAGTTGATTTTCAAGCTCATCATGGGAAGTTGCTCAGAATTCTTAGAGTAGATGTTGAGGAAGGATGCCTAGAGACCCTGGTTCAGTTCTATGACCCGCTCTACCATTGCTTCACATTTCCCGATTACCAGCTTGTCCCCACACTTGAAGAGTACTCCTACCTAGTTGGTTTACCCGTACCAGACAAGATACCTTTCCATGGTTTTGAGCCTACCCCTAAACCCTCCGACATCGCAGCCGCCCTCCATCTTAAAACCTCCATCATCCAAGCAAACCTTACCTCTAAAGGAGGCCTCCAAGGTCTTCCCACCCACTTCCTCTACCAACAAGCCTCCATATTTGCTGAAGCAGCTAGTATACTTGCCTTCCATTCTATCCTAGCCCTCCTTATATATGGCCTTTTATTCTTCCCAAATGTTGACAACTTCATCGATATCAATGCCATTAAAATCTTTCTTACAAAGAACCCCGTACCCACTCTACTCGCCGATACCTACCATTCTATCCATGACCGTACCCAGGCTGGCCGGGGAACCATTTCTTGTTGTGCACCTTTACTCTATCAATGGTTTACCTTCCACTTACCTCAATCCCGTGCCTTCAAGACCAATGATGACAAGCTTTCCTGGCCTCGCCGAATCATGACTCTTGACCCATCTGACATTGTTTGGTACCAAGCAGCTAGTGATGTTGGAGAGATTATTGTGAGTTGTGGTGAATATCCCAACGTACCTCTTTTGGGTATGCGTGGCGGAATTAGCTACAACCCACTCCTCGCTCGACGACAATTTGGGTACCCGATGAAGACAAAACCAAACAACCTTGCCTTGACTAATGAATTCTATCTTAACCATGGAGATCACTCGAACAAAAGGGAAAGATTTGCACAAGCTTGGAGCGCTATCCGCAGACTCAACAGAAGTCAGTTGGGAAAGAAATCAGACTATGTGCACGAATCTTATACCCAGTGGGTTATTGATAGGACCAAGAGCTTTGGTCTACCCTACCGCTTACCTAGATACCTATCGTCCACCATCCCACCATCATCCTTGCCTATCCCCTTTGATACTAAGGAAGAGTTTCATGAACAATTAACCAAAGAAAggcaagaaaaagaaacttgGAAGAGGAGATGCCAGGAGCTAGAGCAAGAGAATGAGACTTTGAAGGGAAAGATAGCCCAACAGAGCCGTGAGCTTTTTATCCAGAACCAGAGGATGATTGAGAAGGACGACTTGCTTCGTCGGAAAGACGTTTTGCTCCACCAAGATGCTAGAAGGAAGAGGAAGTTTATGGACTTGTTCTCCCGTGCACATTCAGATTCCGAGGACCCATCTACTCCGGGAGTTTGA